The DNA region ATTATGTAAAAGAGCACACTCGTTAGAGTATGTTCAAAGTCGGGCAGAACAGATCTATCGGCTTTTGTTTGAGGAGATGGAAAAAATAGATATGCGTAAAAGTTCATCATCACTTTAGGTGTTACATGTAAGGCTTATGATATAATTTGGTAACAATAAAGTGATACAATTGAACTCATTTTGAAAGAAGGAACTAAAGATGGATAAAAAGACAAAAATCCTAGCAACCGTTGGCCCAGCAAGTGATAGTGTAGAGATTTTAGAAGGATTAATTAATGCTGGCGTAAACGTATTTCGTCTCAATTTTAGCCATGGTACTCATGAGTATCATGCAAGTACGCTAGCAAAAATAAGAGAAGCAGAAAAAAATGCACAGAAAAAAGTAGGTGTTTTACAGGATATTTGTGGTCCTAAAATTCGTGTTGGAAAGCTTGAAGAAGATTTTTACCTTGAAGAGGGAGATAAGCTTTATTTCACCAAAGAGCAGATTGTTGGTAAAAAATTAGAAGAGGGTAAGTATGAGCTCTGCATCAATCAGCCTCAAATCTTAGATATGCTTAAAGAAGATGAATATATCTATTTGTATGATGGTAATATTCGTGCACGTGTGATTGAAGCAGGCGATAAAATTGTCACTGAGATTGAAAATAGCGGTAAACTTTCTTCTAATAAAGGCGTTAATTTTCCAAATACTGTTATTAATATTGAAGTTATCACACCAAAAGATGAAGCGGATCTTTTGTGGGGTGCTCAGCATGGTGTTGACTTCGTAGCCGTCTCTTTTGTCCAAAGTGCTAAAGATGTTTTACATGCAAGAAGAATTCTTAAAGAGCATAAATCTCGTGCACATATTTTTGCAAAAATTGAGAAGTTTGATGCTGTTGAAAAAATTGATGAAATTTTAGCTGTAAGTGATGGCATTATGGTCGCTAGGGGAGATCTTGGCATAGAAGTACCTTACTATAAAGTACCTAGTATTCAAAAAAGGTTAATTGCCAAAGCAAATGCTGCTTCAAAGCCCGTTATTACTGCAACGCAAATGCTTCTTTCCATGGCTGAAAAAGAGATGGCAACACGCGCTGAAATTAGTGATGTCGCAAATGCCGTTCTTGATGGAACCGATGCGGTCATGCTTTCCGAAGAGAGTGCAATTGGCAAAAATCCAATTCATGTTGTTGAAGTCATGGCCAATACGATTAGAGAGACTGAGATGATTTATCCTTATGGTAAATTTGAGGTTTATCCTTTCTTGGACGAAACAGATATCATCTCCTCATCTACCGCACGTTTGGCAGATCGTTTAGGTGTTGAAGCGATGATCTCACTCACCAGTTCAGGAAAATCTGCTAAAAAATTGGCACGATATCGTATCAAAGCGGATATTTATGCTGTAACGCATGATGAACGTACAGCACGTTCGTTAACGATTGCATGGGGTATCAAACCAATTATGAATATAGAAGCAAGTAATCTTAATATGATGCTTGGTAAAACACTTCAAAAAGGAATTGAGCGAGGATTGATTGATAAAGAAAAAACCTATATCGTAGCAGCGGGTTATCCAGCAGGCGTTGAAGGTAGTACTAACTTTATTCGCATCTTAAAAAAGGCTCAAATCGAATATTATACTGATATGGTCTTGTAAGTTTTTAATATAGCCAAAAAGCTTTGCTTTTTGGCTATATTAGGTATTTTTGTAATGTGACAGTTCTCTCTAAAAAGCCAAACTATCGCATTTTCTGTCGAACTGTGACAAACTAAGTGGGTTTTATTTTAATATTACCTTAAAGAAGGTTTAGGTAGAATCCATACCTCAAAATAAATCTCTCCCAAGAAGGACATACGCATGTATGCAATTATAAAAAATGGCGGGAAGCAGTATAAAGTTCAAGAAGGCGACTATTTAAATGTCGATAGACTTGACGCTCAGCCAAAAGAGAAAATCGTAGTGACGGAAGTTTTAGCTGTGAACAATGGCGAACTCAAAGTGGGTGCCCCATTCGTCAATGGTGCTACAGTAGAACTTGAAGTTGTTACTGAAGGCAAAGATAAAAAAGTTATTACTTTCAAAAAACGAAGACGTAAAGATTCAAAAGTCAAACGTGGTTTTAGAAGACAATATACTAGAGTAAAAGTTGTAAGCATTAAAGCTTAACCTACCTATAGAATTCTGCCAACTTCAGTTGGCTAGCTTTAGTGCCGTAGTGGCTAACGTAGCTTGAAGAGCTTGCTTTTTAAGCGTGTAACGGAGTTTTTCAAAACTCCGATTTAAGATACAAAAATTAGGAGTAACCAATGGCTCACAAGAAAGGTCAAGGAAGTACCCAGAATAATAGAGACTCAGCTGGACGTAGACTGGGTGTTAAAAAATTTGGTGGTGAGTTCGTACGTGCAGGCAATATTATTATTCGCCAACGTGGAACAAAAGTACATGTAGGCAATAACGTAGGTATTGGCGTTGATCACACAATCTACGCATTAATCGATGGTTTTGTACAATTCCAACGTAAAGATAAAATCAGAAATAAAGTTTCTGTTATCCCCGCAAGCTTGTAATTTAAAGGTGGAGTGCGCTCCACCCTCTTTTTTTTCCTCAAAAATAAAAATACCTCTAATGATTATACATTTACATGTAATGATTAAAGGTATTATTCTACATACAAAAGGTTTTTACGATGTTTATAGACAATGTAGCACTCACACTAAGCTCTGGCAAAGGCGGCCCTGGTTGTGTCTCTTTCCGTAGAGAAAAACATGTTATCCAAGGTGGTCCTGATGGTGGCGATGGTGGACGAGGTGGCAATGTCTATTTTGAAGTGGATAAAAATACGCATACCCTTTCACATTTTCGAAACAATCAACACCTTAAAGCAAAAAATGGCGAACCAGGAATGGGAAAAAAAATGTACGGTAAAATGGGTGAACATTTAATTGTTACCGTCCCTCCTGGAACGCAAGTTTTAGATGTCGAAACAGGTGAAGTGCTTTTAGATCTTTTAGACGATACAGATAAAAAGCTTTTTTTAGAAGGCGGAATGGGAGGGCTGGGCAATACACACTTTAAAAGTTCCACCAACCAGCGTCCTGAATTCGCTCAACCTGGACGTCCTGGGATTACCAAAGAGATAAAATTAGAACTTAAATTGATCGCTGATGTTGGGTTGGTCGGTTTTCCTAATGTGGGAAAATCAACATTGATTTCAGTTGTTTCCAATGCGCAGCCTGAAATTGCAAATTATGAGTTTACAACTATCACACCAAAACTAGGTGTTGTGGTCACGGATGATTATCGCTCCTATGTTATGGCGGATATTCCCGGAATTATTGAGGGTGCAAGTGAAGGTAAAGGGCTTGGTATTGAGTTCTTGCGCCACATTGAGCGTACAAAATTTTTACTTTTTATGGTGGATCTTGCCAATTACCGTGATCTTAAAGAGCAGTATTACACACTTAAACAAGAGTTACGAAAATTTTCTGAAAAACTTTCACTCCGTGATTACGCCATTGCGCTTACTCGTTGCGATACATTAAGCTCTGAAGAGATTAACCAAAAAGTAGATGCTTTCTTAGGACTTCTTGACCTTGAACCGAATGAATTATCTCAAAAGTATAAAACGCGTGAAGATTTACATACATATTGCCAAGATGTGCATGAAAGGGAGAGAGCCTTACCATTCTTTGTAATGCCAATCTCTTCGGTCTCTAAAATTAATATAGATCCTATCAAGTATGCCCTATCTGATGTTATTACAAAGGTACGTGATGAGAAGAGTAGTCGTTAAGGTTGGCACACATGTGCTTAGCGATCAAAACGGTTTATGTGAAGAGCGTATTTTAAATTTAGTTGAATTTTTAGTAGCGCTCATGAAAAACCATGAAGTGATTTTAGTCTCTTCGGGTGCTGTAGCTGCTGGGTACTCTATTTTAAAACTTGATAAAAAAATGCTTCATAACCGCCAAGCAATCGCCGCAGTAGGGCAACCACAACTGATGGCAACCTATAACGAAAAATTAGAAAAATTTGGGAAAAGTGGCGCACAACTTCTTTTAACGGCAGATGACTTTGACTCACGAAAACGCTGTTTTCATGCTAAATGTACCATTGATACCCTTCTTGATAATGGTATTCTCCCTATCATTAATGAGAATGATGCAACAGCGACGGAAGAACTTGTTTTTGGAGATAATGATCAACTTTCTTCCAGAGTTGCCTACTATTTTGGGGCAGACATGTTAATCTTGCTCTCCGATATTGATGGCTACTATGATAAGGATCCTCATAAACACGCGGATGCAAGCATGCGTAAAATTGTCCATGAGATTGATCCAGCAGAACTTGAAATGGAAAAATCAACCAATTTTGCGTTTGCAACGGGCGGTATTGTCACCAAACTTAAAGCCGCAGACTTTTTGTTAGAGCGTAAAAAATCGATGTTTATTGCCAGTGGTTTTGATTTAAGCGATGTCAAAAGTTATATGATAGAGGGCATTCATAAAGGTGGAACACTCTTTACATGTAAAACGCTGTAAGAGAGAATTTCTTCGATTTTATAGCGTTAAAACCGAAGTGTTTATGTGAAGAATGAACATATACGAAGGATTAAAATGCGCATAGTCTTTATGGGAACCCCTGCTTATGCAACAACGATTTTAGAAGCACTTTTAAAAAACTCTGACTGTGAAGTTATACTATTAGTAACACAAGAAGATAAGCCTGTTGGACGAAAACAGACGCTCACTCCTCCTCATATCAAAGCATGGCTTTTAGAACACGATTTACATGTAGAAATTTATCAGCCAAAATCTTTACGCACAGAAGAAGCTCACATCAAAATAGCGCAATTAAAGCCTGATTATATTGTAGTGGCGGCATATGGGCAGATATTACCTAAAAACATTCTTTCCATTGCTCCTTGCATTAACTTGCATGCATCGCTACTCCCAAAATATCGAGGTGCAAGTCCAATTCAATCAACACTGTTAGCCAATGAAACCTATGCAGGTGTGACCTCTATGCTTATGGAAGAAGGTTTAGATACAGGTGCCATGTTGGGTTTTTCATATCTCAAAATTAAACCAGAGCATAATGCTCCTATGCTGTTTGATCTCCTTGCGGATGCCGCAGCCAAGCTAATCATTATGACACTTCAAAATTTCCCCTTGCTGGCTCCACTGGGTCAAGTAAGCGCTAATGCAACCCATTGTAAAAAGATCAAAAAAGAAGATGGCCTTGTATCATTCGACCAAAGTGCACAGTCTATCGTTACTCGGTACAAAGCACTCACCCCTTGGCCTGGTGTATTTTTAGATTCAGGATTGAAACTTCTTGATCTTGAGTTGTACAGTGATGGAGAAGAGACTCTTTCAGGCGTTATTAAAGAGATCAAAGCTGAAGGTGTTGTTGTTACATGTAAAAAGGGTGCATTGTTGCTTAAAACACTTCAGCCTATCTCCAAAAATGCAATGAATGCACTGGATTATATTCGAGGTAAAAGGTTAAATAGTGGTTATACATTGGTTTGATACTTTAGATTCTACTCATCAATATCTCCTTAGCTCTCTTCGCGAAGGTACACTTCTTGCACCATGTGCCATTGGAGCTACCAAACAGACAAATGGTATTGGGAGCAGAGGTAATAGTTGGATTGGTGAAGTTGGAAATTTTTTTTTCTCATTTTGTGTAGAAGAGAAACAGTTACCTCCTGATTTACCATTAGCTTCTAGCTCTATCTATTTTTCTGCTTTAATGAAGCAGGTTTTAGAAGAGCAAGGCTCGAAAATATGGTTAAAATGGCCCAATGATTTTTACTGTGATACGAAAAAAATTGGAGGGATGATTACCACGAAAACGGGTGCAAATATTGTCTGCTCAGTAGGACTCAATATTAGCATTTCACCTAAAGATTTTGGAACTTTAGATATCATCGTCACACCAAATGCTTTAGCCAATGATTTAATTCAAAAGGTTGAGGAAAACATATCGTGGAAGAAAGTTTTTAGTAAATATAAGATAGAATTTGATCTAAATCGAAATTTTTCTTTCCATTTAGATGGCAAATTGGTCTCGTTACGTGATGCGATATTGTGTGATGATGGCTCTATAGAGCTAGAAAATAAAAAGGTGTACAGTTTACGATGAGTGAGATTATAGCGATAGCAAATCAAAAGGGTGGTGTTGGTAAAACAACGACCGCTATCAATTTGGCTGCCTCCTTAGCAGTTGCTGAAAAGCGCGTGTTATTGATCGATATTGACCCTCAAGCCAATGCTACAACAGGCCTTGGTTTTCACAGAAGTGACTATGAATACAATATCTATCACGTTCTTATCGGCAGAAAGCGTCTCTCGCAAGTCATTCTTGAGACATCACTTTCAACGTTACATGTAGCACCGTCCAATATTGGTCTAGTAGGTGTTGAAAAAGAGTTTTATGACAATAATACGAAAGGGCGCGAGCTCATTTTGAAAACAAAAATTGAAGAGATTAAAGATCAATATGATTACATTATTATTGATTCACCGCCGGCACTTGGAAGTATTACCATTAATGCTTTAAGTGCAGCAAATTCCGTCATTATTCCTATCCAGTGCGAATTTTTTGCATTAGAGGGTTTGGCACAATTACTGAATACCGTGAAATTGATTAAAAAAACAATTAATCCGACACTTGAAATTAAAGGTTTTTTACCCACGATGTATAGCACACAAAACAATCTTTCTAAGCAAGTTTTTGCTGACCTTAAAGAACATTTTAAAAGTAAATTGTTTGTTGACAAAGAGAGTGCTTCCTATGTAGTGATTCCTCGTAATATTAAACTTGCAGAATCTCCAAGCTTTGGCAAACCAATTATTTTATACGATGTAGAATCTCCTGGTTCTAAAGCGTACCAAAATCTTGCTAATTCGATTTTAGTGAGTTAATGTGATGAGCGCAAAAAAGGTCTTAGGACGAGGGTTAAGTGCTATTATAGATGATGTTGAAGAAGCCTATAAACAAGATATTGAGCAGGCTAAAGATTTAGTGCGCGAAATTGATGTTGAGCGCATTTCTCCCAACCCTTATCAACCACGTACACATTTTAATGAAGTTGCCTTAAAAGAGCTGAGCGAATCAATTAAGCGTCATGGATTACTACAACCTATTATTGTTGTAGCAAAAGATGATAATTATATGCTATTAGCAGGTGAACGTCGTTTACGTGCTAGTAAACTCGCTGGCTTAACTAAAATTAAAGCGATTGTTGCAGACATCGAATCAAAAAATCTGCGTGAATTAGCGCTGATTGAAAATATCCAAAGAGAAGATCTTAATCCTGTAGAGCTTGCCGTTGCTTATAAGGAACTTATTGAAGAGTATAAAATAACTCAAGATGGACTCTCGGAGATTATTCACAAAAGTCGTACTCAAATTACAAATACAATTCGTTTGTTAAGCCTCAGTGAGCAAACTAAAAAATATCTTGCTGAAGGCATTCTCTCTCAAGGTCATGCCAAAGTGCTTGTAGGACTGGAACCTAAAGATGAAGAGACGATTGTTAACACCATTTTAGGTCAAAAGCTTAGTGTTCGCGAAACCGAAGCCTTGGTTAAAAAACTAAAAAGCACAGACGAAACGAGTGGTAAAAAAGAAAAAATCATTTCTGCTATTCCTGAAGAACTTCAAACACTCAAAAGCAGACTCAAAGAGCTTGGTTTTGAGGCTACACCAAAAGCCAATACCATTACAATTTATTTTAAAAACGGTGAAGCAATCTGTACTTTTTTGGAGCAATTGAAGTAATAATATTAGTTGTTTTGGTTAATTTAATAAACGATTTTCCTTTGCTGTGTTACAATTCGCGCAAAATTTTGATACAGCAATCTTGTTTGTGCTAAAAAATCTTAAAAATTGAGTCTGATCTCGAGCTAAAGGAGCAAGAAATATGTTGGATATTATCCCAGCACTGTTACTGGTGACTGGAACTGTATTTTTAGTTTTGTTAATACTTCTTAACAAAACACTTTATAGACCCCTTCTGGAGTTTATCGACAATAGAAATAACTCTATTAATCGTGACTTAGAAAATGCAGGGAAAAATGCCAGTGACGTTGTAGCCTACTATAAAGAAGTAGAAACGATTTTGTCTGAGGGCAAAATGGAAGCAGCTAAAATTAGAGAAGCTGCACTGAGTGAAGCAAAAGAAAAAGCTGCAAAAAAAATTGAACAAAAAAAGAGTGATCTTGAAGTTCAAAGCGTAGTATTCTTCAAAGCTTTAGAGTCAGAAAAAGATGAGTTTAAAAATGGTCTGTTGGCACAAATGCCTCTCTTCAAAGAGAGTATTTCTGCTAAACTGAGCCATATTTAAAAGGAGTATGTGGATGAAAATGAACTATATTTTATTTTTATTAGCTCCAATAGCACTATTTGCTAATGCGGGTGAAAGTGATGGTGCAAGCGATATCATCCCCCGAACCATCAACTTTTTAATCTTTGCTGCAATTATGTACTATTATGTTGCCGATGCTGCTAAGCAATGGTATTGTGGACGTAAAAACGAAATTGCAACAAAATTGGATTCTATTCAGGTAAAACTTAAAGAATCAAATAGTAAAAAAGAGAATGCCCTTCTAAAAGTTGAGGAAGCAAAAGCGAATGCAAGAGCTCTTGTTGAAACAGCAAAAAAAGAGGCGATTCTTTTAAGTGATAAAATAGCACAAGAAGCAGATGCTGAGATTGCAAATTTGTCAAAAACATTTGAAGATCGTATTGGTGTTGAACGTCGTAAAATGCAAAGAACGATTGTATGTGAAGTTTTAGATGAGATGTTCAAAGAAGGATCTATCTCTTTAGATAATGATGAGATGGTTAAAATTGTCAATAAGAAGGTTGCATAATGAGTGGAGCGATAGCAAAAAAATATGTTAATGCTCTCATGAGTGGATGTACGGATAGTGAACTTACAGAAGTTTATGGCGTATTGGTTCAATTGGTTGAGGCATTTAAGCTAGAGAAGTTTATTAACATTATTCTTTCACCAGACGTAACATCAAAATCGAAAGAAGAGTTGGTTCTCTCTTTGGTTGATACTAAAAACATAAAATTCCAAAATTTGATTAAATTGATTAATAGTAACGATCGATTAAAATTGATCCCACATATGGCTAAAGAGCTTAAATATCAACTCTCTTTGAAAAACAATAGTTTTGAAGGTAGTGTATCAACTAACTTTAAAATGAGCCAAACGCAAGTTGCTATGTTAGAAGAAAATTTCAGTAAAAAATTTAACGCTAAAGTCAATTTAAATGCCAATGCAAATGCGTATCCGGGGATTAAAGTTGAGTTAGATGATTTAGGTGTTGAAGTAAGCTTTTCTCTTGAGCGACTTAAAGCTCAAATGACAGAGCATATTTTAAAAGCAATTTAATAATACATAGATAAAAGAAAGTTAAGGAGTAATGTGTGGGAGCAAAAATGAAAGCTGACGAAATCAGTTCAATCATTAAAGAGCGTATTGAAAACTTTGAGCTTAATGTTGATATCGAAGAGACAGGAAAAGTTATTTCTGTCGCTGATGGTGTTGCCAATGTTTATGGTTTGAAAAACGTTATGGCCGGTGAAATGGTTGAGTTTGAGAATGGCGAGAGAGGAATGGCATTAAACCTTGAAGAATCAAGTGTTGGTATCGTTGTCCTTGGTAGTTGTACTGATATCAAAGAAGGTTCATCTGTTAAAAGATTATCAAAACTTTTACGTGTACCTGTGGGTGAAGCATTGGTTGGTCGTGTTGTTAACTCATTAGGCGATCCTATTGATGCTAAAGGGCCTATTAATTCAACCGAAACACGTTTCGTTGAAGAAAAAGCGCATGGTATTATGGCACGTAAATCCGTCCATGAACCACTCCAAACGGGTATTAAAGCGATTGATGCGCTTGTTCCAATTGGTCGAGGACAAAGAGAGCTTATTATCGGTGATAGACAAACGGGTAAAACAACGATTGCAATTGATGCTATCATCAATCAAAAAGGTCAAAATGTTACATGTATTTATGTAGCGATTGGTCAAAAACAATCTACCGTTGCACAAGTGGTTAAAAAACTTGAAGAACACGGTGCAATGGATTATACTATTATTGTCAATGCAGGTGCCAGTGATTCAGCAGCAATGCAGTTCTTAGCACCATATACAGGCGTTTCTATGGGTGAGTATTTTAGAGACAGCGGTAAGCATGCCCTTATCGTTTACGATGATCTTTCAAAACATGCTGTTGCTTATCGTGAAATGTCATTGATTTTAAGACGTCCTCCAGGTCGTGAAGCGTACCCAGGCGATGTTTTCTATCTACACTCAAGACTTCTTGAGCGTGCTGCAAAAGTTAACGATGAATTAGGTGCAGGTTCTTTGACTGCTCTTCCAATTATTGAAACACAAGCTGGTGACGTATCAGCGTATATTCCAACTAACGTTATTTCAATTACAGATGGTCAAATTTTCTTGGAATCCGACCTCTTTAACTCAGGTATTCGCCCAGCAATTAACGTTGGTCTATCTGTTTCTCGTGTTGGTGGTGCAGCACAAATTAAAGCAACCAAACAAGTTGCAGGTACAATGAGACTTGACCTTGCTCAATATCGTGAGCTTCAAGCATTTGCACAATTTGCAAGTGATCTTGATGAATCAAGCCGTAAACAATTAGAGCGTGGTCAACGAATGGTTGAACTCTTGAAACAGCCTCCTTATGCGCCAATTCCTGTTGAAAAACAAGTTTTGATTATTTTTGCAGGTGCTAAAGGGTACTTAGATAGTATTGACGTCAAGTCAGTAGGTCGTTTTGAAGCGGAACTTAACTCTTATGTTGAAGCGAAGTATGCAGATATTTTTGAACAACTTAAAGCTAAAAAAGCGATTGATAAAGAGCTTGAAGAGCTACTACATAAGGCATTGAGCGAGTTTAAAGCGACGTTTGCAGTCAAGTAAGGATAAGCTATGGCAAACCTTAAAGAGATAAAGAGAAAAATCAAGAGTGTTCAAAATACTCAAA from Sulfurospirillum diekertiae includes:
- the pyk gene encoding pyruvate kinase — translated: MDKKTKILATVGPASDSVEILEGLINAGVNVFRLNFSHGTHEYHASTLAKIREAEKNAQKKVGVLQDICGPKIRVGKLEEDFYLEEGDKLYFTKEQIVGKKLEEGKYELCINQPQILDMLKEDEYIYLYDGNIRARVIEAGDKIVTEIENSGKLSSNKGVNFPNTVINIEVITPKDEADLLWGAQHGVDFVAVSFVQSAKDVLHARRILKEHKSRAHIFAKIEKFDAVEKIDEILAVSDGIMVARGDLGIEVPYYKVPSIQKRLIAKANAASKPVITATQMLLSMAEKEMATRAEISDVANAVLDGTDAVMLSEESAIGKNPIHVVEVMANTIRETEMIYPYGKFEVYPFLDETDIISSSTARLADRLGVEAMISLTSSGKSAKKLARYRIKADIYAVTHDERTARSLTIAWGIKPIMNIEASNLNMMLGKTLQKGIERGLIDKEKTYIVAAGYPAGVEGSTNFIRILKKAQIEYYTDMVL
- the rplU gene encoding 50S ribosomal protein L21, whose amino-acid sequence is MYAIIKNGGKQYKVQEGDYLNVDRLDAQPKEKIVVTEVLAVNNGELKVGAPFVNGATVELEVVTEGKDKKVITFKKRRRKDSKVKRGFRRQYTRVKVVSIKA
- the rpmA gene encoding 50S ribosomal protein L27, translated to MAHKKGQGSTQNNRDSAGRRLGVKKFGGEFVRAGNIIIRQRGTKVHVGNNVGIGVDHTIYALIDGFVQFQRKDKIRNKVSVIPASL
- the obgE gene encoding GTPase ObgE; amino-acid sequence: MFIDNVALTLSSGKGGPGCVSFRREKHVIQGGPDGGDGGRGGNVYFEVDKNTHTLSHFRNNQHLKAKNGEPGMGKKMYGKMGEHLIVTVPPGTQVLDVETGEVLLDLLDDTDKKLFLEGGMGGLGNTHFKSSTNQRPEFAQPGRPGITKEIKLELKLIADVGLVGFPNVGKSTLISVVSNAQPEIANYEFTTITPKLGVVVTDDYRSYVMADIPGIIEGASEGKGLGIEFLRHIERTKFLLFMVDLANYRDLKEQYYTLKQELRKFSEKLSLRDYAIALTRCDTLSSEEINQKVDAFLGLLDLEPNELSQKYKTREDLHTYCQDVHERERALPFFVMPISSVSKINIDPIKYALSDVITKVRDEKSSR
- the proB gene encoding glutamate 5-kinase, whose translation is MRRVVVKVGTHVLSDQNGLCEERILNLVEFLVALMKNHEVILVSSGAVAAGYSILKLDKKMLHNRQAIAAVGQPQLMATYNEKLEKFGKSGAQLLLTADDFDSRKRCFHAKCTIDTLLDNGILPIINENDATATEELVFGDNDQLSSRVAYYFGADMLILLSDIDGYYDKDPHKHADASMRKIVHEIDPAELEMEKSTNFAFATGGIVTKLKAADFLLERKKSMFIASGFDLSDVKSYMIEGIHKGGTLFTCKTL
- the fmt gene encoding methionyl-tRNA formyltransferase, which translates into the protein MRIVFMGTPAYATTILEALLKNSDCEVILLVTQEDKPVGRKQTLTPPHIKAWLLEHDLHVEIYQPKSLRTEEAHIKIAQLKPDYIVVAAYGQILPKNILSIAPCINLHASLLPKYRGASPIQSTLLANETYAGVTSMLMEEGLDTGAMLGFSYLKIKPEHNAPMLFDLLADAAAKLIIMTLQNFPLLAPLGQVSANATHCKKIKKEDGLVSFDQSAQSIVTRYKALTPWPGVFLDSGLKLLDLELYSDGEETLSGVIKEIKAEGVVVTCKKGALLLKTLQPISKNAMNALDYIRGKRLNSGYTLV
- a CDS encoding biotin--[acetyl-CoA-carboxylase] ligase — encoded protein: MVIHWFDTLDSTHQYLLSSLREGTLLAPCAIGATKQTNGIGSRGNSWIGEVGNFFFSFCVEEKQLPPDLPLASSSIYFSALMKQVLEEQGSKIWLKWPNDFYCDTKKIGGMITTKTGANIVCSVGLNISISPKDFGTLDIIVTPNALANDLIQKVEENISWKKVFSKYKIEFDLNRNFSFHLDGKLVSLRDAILCDDGSIELENKKVYSLR
- a CDS encoding ParA family protein, giving the protein MSEIIAIANQKGGVGKTTTAINLAASLAVAEKRVLLIDIDPQANATTGLGFHRSDYEYNIYHVLIGRKRLSQVILETSLSTLHVAPSNIGLVGVEKEFYDNNTKGRELILKTKIEEIKDQYDYIIIDSPPALGSITINALSAANSVIIPIQCEFFALEGLAQLLNTVKLIKKTINPTLEIKGFLPTMYSTQNNLSKQVFADLKEHFKSKLFVDKESASYVVIPRNIKLAESPSFGKPIILYDVESPGSKAYQNLANSILVS
- a CDS encoding ParB/RepB/Spo0J family partition protein, translating into MSAKKVLGRGLSAIIDDVEEAYKQDIEQAKDLVREIDVERISPNPYQPRTHFNEVALKELSESIKRHGLLQPIIVVAKDDNYMLLAGERRLRASKLAGLTKIKAIVADIESKNLRELALIENIQREDLNPVELAVAYKELIEEYKITQDGLSEIIHKSRTQITNTIRLLSLSEQTKKYLAEGILSQGHAKVLVGLEPKDEETIVNTILGQKLSVRETEALVKKLKSTDETSGKKEKIISAIPEELQTLKSRLKELGFEATPKANTITIYFKNGEAICTFLEQLK
- a CDS encoding FoF1 ATP synthase subunit B' — its product is MLDIIPALLLVTGTVFLVLLILLNKTLYRPLLEFIDNRNNSINRDLENAGKNASDVVAYYKEVETILSEGKMEAAKIREAALSEAKEKAAKKIEQKKSDLEVQSVVFFKALESEKDEFKNGLLAQMPLFKESISAKLSHI
- a CDS encoding F0F1 ATP synthase subunit B — encoded protein: MKMNYILFLLAPIALFANAGESDGASDIIPRTINFLIFAAIMYYYVADAAKQWYCGRKNEIATKLDSIQVKLKESNSKKENALLKVEEAKANARALVETAKKEAILLSDKIAQEADAEIANLSKTFEDRIGVERRKMQRTIVCEVLDEMFKEGSISLDNDEMVKIVNKKVA
- a CDS encoding F0F1 ATP synthase subunit delta, with translation MSGAIAKKYVNALMSGCTDSELTEVYGVLVQLVEAFKLEKFINIILSPDVTSKSKEELVLSLVDTKNIKFQNLIKLINSNDRLKLIPHMAKELKYQLSLKNNSFEGSVSTNFKMSQTQVAMLEENFSKKFNAKVNLNANANAYPGIKVELDDLGVEVSFSLERLKAQMTEHILKAI
- the atpA gene encoding F0F1 ATP synthase subunit alpha translates to MKADEISSIIKERIENFELNVDIEETGKVISVADGVANVYGLKNVMAGEMVEFENGERGMALNLEESSVGIVVLGSCTDIKEGSSVKRLSKLLRVPVGEALVGRVVNSLGDPIDAKGPINSTETRFVEEKAHGIMARKSVHEPLQTGIKAIDALVPIGRGQRELIIGDRQTGKTTIAIDAIINQKGQNVTCIYVAIGQKQSTVAQVVKKLEEHGAMDYTIIVNAGASDSAAMQFLAPYTGVSMGEYFRDSGKHALIVYDDLSKHAVAYREMSLILRRPPGREAYPGDVFYLHSRLLERAAKVNDELGAGSLTALPIIETQAGDVSAYIPTNVISITDGQIFLESDLFNSGIRPAINVGLSVSRVGGAAQIKATKQVAGTMRLDLAQYRELQAFAQFASDLDESSRKQLERGQRMVELLKQPPYAPIPVEKQVLIIFAGAKGYLDSIDVKSVGRFEAELNSYVEAKYADIFEQLKAKKAIDKELEELLHKALSEFKATFAVK